One segment of Solanum lycopersicum chromosome 1, SLM_r2.1 DNA contains the following:
- the LOC101245879 gene encoding ISWI chromatin-remodeling complex ATPase CHR11, with translation MARNTRAKSSSSEPLSDGSEEEQVNDLVNDEEDEEELEAVARSADDDGDDEAVADREDGDDDEDEEEDIAANEISKREKARLKDMQRRKKQKIQEMLDAQNAAIEADMSNKGKGRLKYLLEQTELFAHFAKGDQSTSEKKTKGRGRHASKITEEEEDEEYLKEEDGGLSGNTRLLAQPSCIQGKMRDYQLAGLNWMIRLYENGINGILADEMGLGKTLQTISLLAYLHEFRGITGPHMVVAPKSTLGNWMNEIKRFCPIIRAVKFLGNPEERRYIREDLLVAGKFDVCVTSFEMAIKEKSALRRFNWRYIIIDEAHRIKNENSLLSKTMRLYSTNYRLLITGTPLQNNLHELWALLNFLLPEIFSSAETFDEWFQISGENDQQEVVQQLHKVLRPFLLRRLKSDVEKGLPPKKETILKVGMSQMQKNYYRALLQKDFEVVNSGGERKRLLNIAMQLRKCCNHPYLFQGAEPGPPYTTGEHLIENAGKMVLLDKLLPKLKERGSRVLIFSQMTRLLDILEDYLMYRGHQYCRIDGNTGGEDRDASIEAYNRPGSEKFAFLLSTRAGGLGINLATADIVILYDSDWNPQVDLQAQDRAHRIGQKKEVQVFRFCTEYTIEEKVIERAYKKLALDALVIQQGRLAEQKAVNKDELLQMVRFGAEMVFSSKDSTITDEDIDRIIAKGEEATAALDAKMKKFTEDAIKFKMDDTADLYDFEDEKDENKAHFKKIAGDNWIEPPRRERKRNYSESEYFKQTMRPSGPARPKEPRIPRMPQLHDFQFFNTQRLSELYEKEVRFLMQAHQKNQLKDSIEVEEPEDVGDPLTADEQEEKDKLLEEGFSTWSRRDFNTFIRACEKYGRNDIESIAAEMEGKTEEEVERYANVFKERYKELNDYDRIIKNIERGEARISRKDEIMKAIGKKLDRYKNPWLELKIQYGQNKGKLYNEECDRFMICMVHKLGYGNWDELKAAFRTAPLFRFDWFVKSRTTQELARRCDTLIRLVERENQEFDERERQARKEKKLAKNATPSKRAVARQAAKSPPTSKKRKQSSMDDFVSSAKRRSDGTT, from the exons ATGGCGAGAAACACGAGAGCGAAATCCTCGTCGTCGGAGCCATTATCGGACGGTTCAGAGGAGGAGCAAGTCAACGATCTAGTCAACGATGAGGAAGATGAGGAGGAGCTTGAAGCTGTCGCTAGGTCAGCAGATGATGACGGCGATGACGAAGCTGTTGCTGATAGAGAAGAcggtgatgatgatgaagatgaggaG GAAGACATTGCAGCTAATGAAATCTCCAAGCGTGAAAAGGCACGGTTAAAAGATATGCAGAGGCGTAAGAAGCAAAAGATACAGGAAATGTTGGATGCGCAGAATGCTGCAATAGAAGCTGACATG AGTAACAAGGGGAAGGGGCGTCTTAAGTATCTTTTGGAGCAGACAGAGTTATTTGCACATTTTGCAAAAGGCGATCAATCGACTTCAGAAAAGAAGACAAAAGGAAG GGGCCGTCATGCGTCAAAGATAACcgaagaggaagaagatgagGAGTATCTCAAAGAAGAAGATGGTGGGCTGTCCGGGAATACACGGCTATTGGCACAACCTTCTT GTATTCAGGGAAAGATGAGGGATTATCAACTTGCTGGTTTGAACTGGATGATACGGCTATATGAGAACGGCATAAATGGGATACTTGCTGATGAAATG GGTCTTGGTAAGACCTTACAAACCATCTCTTTGCTGGCGTACCTGCATGAATTTAGAGGGATTACTGGTCCTCACATGGTTGTTGCTCCAAAATCCACACTAGGCAATTGGATGAATGAAATCAAACGTTTTTGTCCTATCATACGTGCTGTAAAGTTCCTTGGGAACCCTGAAGAAAGG AGATACATTCGAGAGGATTTGCTAGTTGCTGGGAAGTTTGATGTGTGTGTCACAAGTTTTGAGATGGCTATCAAAGAGAAGTCTGCTTTACGACGCTTTAATTGGCGTTACATCATCATTGATGAGGCTCATAGAATCAAGAATGAAAATTCTCTTCTTTCCAAAACCATGAGGCTCTACAGCACTAATTATAGGCTGTTGATCACAGGGACGCCACTTCAG AATAATCTTCATGAGCTCTGGGCGCTTCTGAACTTTTTGCTACCAGAGATCTTTAGCTCGGCTGAGACATTTGATGAGTGGTTTCAAATATCCGGTGAGAATGACCAGCAGGAGGTGGTCCAACAGCTTCATAAG GTCCTTCGTCCATTCCTTCTTAGGAGACTGAAGTCTGATGTTGAGAAAGGTCTGCCTCCAAAGAAGGAAACAATTCTCAAGGTCGGTATGTCTCAGATGCAGAAAAACTACTATCGGGCTTTGTTGCAGAAAGATTTTGAGGTTGTTAATTCTGGAGGAGAGCGCAAGCGTCTTCTTAATATAGCAATGCAGCTCCGAAAATGTTGTAATCATCCATATCTTTTCCAAGGAGCTGAGCCAGGACCTCCATATACAACCGGAGAGCATCTCATAGAAAATGCTG GCAAAATGGTTCTTCTTGATAAGTTGCTTCCTAAGCTGAAGGAACGAGGCTCAAGGGTTTTAATATTTTCGCAG ATGACACGGCTACTGGACATCCTTGAAGATTACCTGATGTATCGAGGTCACCAGTATTGTCGGATTGATGGAAACACTGGTGGAGAAGATCGTGATGCTTCTATTGAAGCATATAACAGACCAGGGAGTGAAAAATTTGCCTTCTTATTGTCAACCAGAGCTGGTGGTCTTGGTATCAATCTTGCTACGGCAGATATTGTTATTCTTTATGACAGTGACTG GAATCCACAGGTTGATTTGCAGGCTCAGGACCGCGCCCATAGGATTGGACAGAAGAAGGAAGTCCAAGTATTCCGTTTCTGCACTGAG TATACAATTGAGGAGAAAGTGATTGAAAGGGCTTATAAGAAGCTGGCACTTGATGCACTGGTCATCCAACAGGGACGACTGGCTGAGCAAAAAG CTGTTAATAAGGATGAACTGCTGCAGATGGTGCGGTTTGGTGCTGAAATGGTTTTCAGTTCCAAAGATAGCACTATAACAGATGAGGATATTGATAGAATCATTGCCAAAGGAGAAGAGGCAACAGCAGCACTTGATGCCAAGATGAAGAAGTTTACAGAAGATGCtatcaaatttaaaatggaCGATA CTGCTGATTTGTATGACTTTGAAGACGAGAAG GATGAAAACAAGGCACATTTCAAGAAAATTGCTGGTGACAATTGGATAGAACCTCCAAGAAGGGAGAGAAAGCGCAA TTACTCGGAGTCTGAATATTTCAAGCAAACCATGCGACCAAGTGGTCCTGCTAGACCTAAAGAGCCCAGGATTCCTAGGATGCCTCAGCT GCACGACTTTCAGTTCTTTAATACCCAGAGGCTAAGTGAGCTGTACGAGAAGGAAGTTCGTTTTCTCATG CAAGCTCAccagaaaaatcaattaaaagatAGCATTGAAGTGGAAGAGCCCGAAG ATGTCGGAGATCCTTTAACTGCCGACGAGCAGGAAGAGAAGGACAAATTATTAGAAGAA GGATTTTCAACATGGAGTAGGAGAGATTTCAATACTTTTATCAGGGCATGTGAGAAGTATGGTCGGAATGACATAGAAAGTATTGCTGCTGAAATGGAAGGAAAGACAGAGGAGGAGGTTGAAAGATACGcaaatgttttcaaagaaagaTACAAAGAGCTAAATG ATTATGATAGGATTATAAAGAATATTGAAAGAGGAGAGGCTAGAATTTCACGAAAAGATGAGATCATGAAAGCAATTGGGAAGAAGTTGGACCGCTACAAGAATCCATGGTTGGAGTTGAAGATTCAGTATGGTCAGAACAAAGGAAAATTGTACAATGAGGAGTGTGATCGTTTCATG ATATGTATGGTTCACAAGCTTGGCTATGGAAACTGGGATGAGCTAAAGGCTGCATTCCGAACAGCTCCTTTGTTTCGGTTTGATTGGTTTGTGAAGTCTCGGACAACTCAAGAACTTGCCAGAAGATGTGATACACTTATTCGTTTGGTGGAGAGGGAAAACCAAGAATTTGATGAGAGGGAGAGACAGGCACGCAAAGAAAAGAAACTTGCTAAG AACGCGACACCATCAAAGCGCGCTGTGGCAAGACAAGCAGCCAAAAGCCCTCCCACCTCAAAGAAACGGAAGCAGTCATCAATGGATGATTTTGTGAGCTCG GCCAAGAGAAGAAGTGATGGTACAACCTAG